One genomic window of Pseudomonas aeruginosa includes the following:
- a CDS encoding cytochrome C Snr1, translated as MKTPAWTRHALWVMPLALGLQSAVVAGDEQPSKTSSYSPVVINEDFATIMKRMTANKPSIEQAHKTLLEQRYDLSDRPAKGASMTRGKPLQEGIRVKLPAGTSWEELARLSPEEIRKQGLFPGGFLPLPHPNHAEGGMVFPKFLIDEIKRQESRDLTRFDLDYDLPDHFLPEFPAPMFLTTRPDLGDVSKGKLVTIDNYFELFNGILNPKQLEGLRLLLTAFPQQQFNLTDDRRSEHPSRGVACFDCHANGHTNAATHLAGDVRPQPFRHRIDTPTLRGVNIQRLFGSQRALKTVEDFTEFEQRAAYFDGDPVIATKKGVNVLERGSQVHFMGEFQALLDFPPAPKLDVEGRLDPGKASEQELRGEKLFYGKAACAGCHAPPYFTDNLMHNLKVERFYDPKLVNGVMASADGPIKTFPLRGIKDSPPYLHDDRLLTLEDTVEFFNLVLERKLSAEEKGDLVAYLRTL; from the coding sequence ATGAAAACGCCCGCCTGGACGCGCCATGCCCTCTGGGTCATGCCGCTCGCCCTGGGGCTGCAATCCGCCGTGGTCGCGGGGGATGAGCAGCCAAGCAAGACTTCCAGCTATTCGCCGGTGGTGATCAATGAGGACTTCGCCACCATCATGAAGCGCATGACGGCGAACAAGCCGTCGATCGAACAGGCCCACAAGACGCTTCTCGAGCAGCGTTACGATCTCAGCGACAGGCCGGCCAAGGGCGCCAGCATGACGCGCGGCAAGCCGCTGCAGGAGGGGATCCGGGTGAAGCTGCCGGCCGGCACCAGCTGGGAGGAACTGGCCAGGCTGAGCCCCGAGGAAATCCGCAAGCAGGGGCTGTTCCCCGGTGGCTTCCTGCCGCTGCCGCACCCCAACCATGCCGAAGGCGGGATGGTCTTTCCCAAGTTCCTCATCGACGAGATCAAGCGCCAGGAAAGCCGCGACCTGACCCGTTTCGACCTCGACTACGACCTGCCGGACCACTTCCTGCCGGAATTCCCGGCACCGATGTTCCTTACCACCCGGCCTGACCTGGGCGATGTGTCCAAGGGCAAGCTGGTGACCATCGACAACTATTTCGAGTTGTTCAACGGGATTCTCAATCCCAAGCAGCTGGAAGGGCTGCGCCTGCTGCTAACGGCCTTTCCGCAGCAGCAGTTCAACCTCACCGACGATCGCCGTAGCGAGCATCCGAGCCGCGGCGTAGCCTGCTTCGACTGCCATGCGAACGGCCACACCAATGCCGCTACCCACCTGGCCGGCGACGTGCGCCCGCAGCCGTTCCGCCACCGCATCGACACGCCGACGCTGCGCGGGGTGAACATCCAGCGGTTGTTCGGCTCGCAGAGGGCGCTGAAGACCGTCGAGGACTTCACCGAGTTCGAGCAGCGCGCCGCCTACTTCGACGGTGATCCGGTAATCGCCACCAAGAAGGGGGTGAACGTGCTCGAGCGTGGCAGTCAGGTGCATTTCATGGGTGAGTTCCAGGCGCTGCTGGACTTCCCCCCGGCACCGAAGCTGGATGTGGAGGGGCGGCTCGATCCGGGCAAGGCCAGCGAGCAGGAATTGCGTGGCGAAAAGCTGTTCTACGGCAAGGCGGCCTGCGCCGGGTGCCATGCGCCGCCTTACTTCACCGACAACCTGATGCACAACCTGAAGGTGGAGCGCTTCTACGATCCGAAACTGGTCAATGGCGTGATGGCGTCCGCCGACGGGCCGATCAAGACCTTCCCGTTGCGCGGGATCAAGGATTCGCCGCCGTACCTGCACGACGACCGCCTGCTGACCCTGGAGGACACCGTGGAGTTCTTCAACCTGGTGCTGGAGCGCAAGCTGTCCGCGGAAGAGAAGGGCGACCTGGTGGCCTACCTGCGTACCCTGTGA
- a CDS encoding YgdI/YgdR family lipoprotein: protein MIKRMLPALLLAVGLGALAGCSSPTVITLNDGREIQAVDTPSYDEDSGFYEFEQLDGKRARVNKDQVRTVKEL from the coding sequence ATGATCAAGCGGATGCTACCCGCCCTCCTCCTCGCCGTAGGCCTCGGCGCCCTCGCGGGTTGTTCCAGCCCTACCGTGATCACCCTCAACGACGGACGTGAAATCCAGGCCGTAGACACCCCTTCCTATGACGAGGATTCCGGCTTCTACGAGTTCGAACAGCTCGACGGCAAGCGCGCCCGCGTGAACAAGGACCAGGTCCGCACCGTCAAGGAACTCTGA
- the mobA gene encoding molybdenum cofactor guanylyltransferase MobA gives MPDSALPPCSILLLAGGRGQRMGGRDKGLIEWQGLPLIAHLHRLVRPLTDDLIVSCNRNQERYAAYADRLVSDDSRDFPGPLAGIRAGLAVARHPWLLVLPCDAPRIDRALLETLLQAAGRTPARPWMLRCGGQWEPLFSLIPTHLAEEIEHAWRQGDRSPRHVLLPLGAEAIELAAGDPRLANLNTPELLANHRELK, from the coding sequence ATGCCCGATAGCGCCCTGCCCCCCTGCTCCATCCTTCTCCTGGCGGGAGGCCGCGGCCAGCGCATGGGCGGTCGCGACAAGGGCCTGATCGAGTGGCAGGGCCTGCCCCTGATCGCCCACCTGCATCGCCTGGTGCGCCCGCTCACCGATGACCTGATCGTCTCCTGCAACCGCAACCAGGAACGCTATGCGGCCTATGCCGACCGCCTGGTGAGCGACGACAGCCGAGACTTCCCCGGCCCGCTCGCCGGCATCCGCGCCGGCCTGGCGGTGGCCCGGCATCCCTGGCTGCTGGTGCTGCCCTGCGACGCGCCGCGCATCGACCGCGCCTTGCTGGAAACCCTGCTGCAGGCCGCCGGCCGCACACCGGCGCGCCCCTGGATGCTGCGCTGCGGCGGCCAGTGGGAACCGCTGTTCAGCCTGATCCCGACGCACCTGGCCGAAGAGATAGAACACGCCTGGCGCCAGGGCGACCGTAGCCCACGCCACGTCCTGTTGCCGCTTGGCGCGGAGGCCATCGAGCTGGCCGCGGGCGATCCGCGGCTGGCCAACCTGAACACCCCCGAGCTGTTGGCTAATCACCGCGAACTGAAGTAA
- the moaB gene encoding molybdenum cofactor biosynthesis protein B yields the protein MSHKAETAFVPLNIAVLTVSDTRTLETDTSGQLFVDRLTEAGHNLAARVLLKDDLYRIRAQVATWIAEDSVQVVLITGGTGFTGRDSTPEAVACLLDKQVDGFGELFRQISLGDIGTSTIQSRALAGLSNGTLVCCLPGSTNACRTAWEGILVEQLDARHRPCNFVPHLKQAAPCESRG from the coding sequence ATGAGCCACAAGGCCGAAACGGCATTCGTGCCGTTGAACATCGCCGTCCTGACCGTCAGCGATACCCGTACCCTGGAAACCGATACTTCAGGCCAGTTGTTCGTCGACCGCCTGACCGAGGCCGGGCACAACCTGGCCGCTCGCGTGCTGCTGAAGGATGACCTGTACCGGATCCGCGCACAGGTCGCGACCTGGATCGCCGAGGATAGCGTGCAGGTCGTGCTGATCACCGGCGGCACCGGTTTCACCGGCCGCGACAGCACCCCGGAAGCGGTGGCCTGCCTGCTGGACAAGCAGGTGGACGGCTTCGGCGAGCTGTTCCGGCAGATTTCGCTGGGCGACATCGGTACCTCCACCATCCAGTCGCGGGCCCTGGCCGGGCTTTCCAACGGCACCCTGGTCTGCTGCCTGCCGGGCTCCACCAACGCCTGCCGCACTGCCTGGGAAGGCATCCTCGTCGAGCAACTGGACGCCCGTCATCGCCCGTGCAACTTCGTCCCGCACCTGAAACAGGCGGCGCCCTGCGAGAGCCGCGGGTGA
- the glp gene encoding gephyrin-like molybdotransferase Glp — translation MSGCCEQPGLMPVETALERLLELAAQTPIDTCEQVPLEQAGGRVLAVDLLAGLDLPPWPNSAMDGYALRLADWNGEPLPVSQKIFAGQAPEPLQAGTCARIFTGAPLPEGADLVEMQENAEALDDGRVRFTQPLRAGQHVRPRGQEIRQGDLVLPAGTRLRSIELGLAASLGYAALEVRRKPRVALLSTGDELVEAGQPLQAGQIYNSNRPLLKDWLQRLGCDVLDAGILPDDLARTRERLAGLAGVDLILSTGGVSVGEADFLGMALREAGELTLWKLAIKPGKPLTVGQFQGIPVIGLPGNPASTLVTFALLARPYLLRRLGVAQVAPLRVEVPAGFAWTKAGQRREYLRGRLEQGRAVLYPNQSSGVLRSASWAEGLVEVREGRTLVEGEGVAFIPLSELLD, via the coding sequence GTGAGCGGCTGCTGCGAACAGCCGGGGCTGATGCCGGTCGAGACGGCGCTGGAACGGCTCCTCGAACTGGCCGCGCAAACGCCTATCGATACGTGTGAGCAGGTGCCCCTGGAGCAGGCTGGCGGCCGCGTGCTGGCGGTCGACCTGCTGGCCGGCCTGGACCTGCCGCCGTGGCCGAACAGCGCCATGGACGGCTATGCCTTGCGCCTCGCCGACTGGAACGGCGAGCCACTGCCGGTCAGCCAGAAGATCTTTGCCGGACAGGCGCCGGAGCCGCTGCAAGCGGGTACCTGTGCGCGGATCTTCACCGGTGCGCCGCTGCCCGAAGGCGCCGATCTGGTAGAGATGCAGGAAAACGCCGAAGCGCTCGACGATGGCCGCGTGCGCTTCACCCAGCCGTTGCGCGCGGGCCAGCATGTGCGCCCGCGTGGCCAGGAAATCCGCCAGGGCGACCTGGTCCTGCCGGCCGGCACGCGCCTGCGCTCCATCGAACTGGGGTTGGCGGCTTCGCTCGGCTACGCGGCCCTGGAGGTGCGACGCAAGCCGCGGGTGGCGCTGCTGTCCACCGGCGACGAGCTGGTCGAGGCGGGCCAGCCGCTGCAGGCCGGGCAGATCTACAACAGCAACCGTCCGTTGCTCAAGGATTGGCTGCAACGCCTGGGCTGCGACGTGCTCGACGCCGGCATCCTTCCCGACGACCTGGCACGTACCCGCGAGCGCCTGGCCGGGTTGGCCGGGGTGGACCTTATCCTGTCCACTGGCGGCGTATCGGTGGGCGAGGCCGACTTCCTCGGCATGGCGCTGCGCGAAGCCGGCGAGCTGACCCTCTGGAAGCTGGCGATAAAACCCGGCAAGCCGCTGACCGTCGGCCAGTTCCAGGGCATCCCGGTGATCGGCCTGCCGGGCAATCCGGCTTCGACCCTGGTCACCTTCGCCCTGCTGGCGCGTCCCTACCTGCTGCGCCGGCTTGGTGTGGCGCAGGTCGCGCCGCTGCGGGTGGAGGTACCGGCCGGCTTTGCCTGGACCAAGGCGGGGCAGCGTCGCGAGTACCTGCGTGGTCGCCTGGAGCAGGGCCGCGCGGTGCTCTATCCGAACCAGAGTTCCGGGGTACTGCGCAGCGCTTCCTGGGCCGAGGGGCTGGTGGAGGTCCGCGAGGGACGTACCCTCGTGGAAGGCGAGGGCGTGGCGTTCATTCCGCTGAGCGAACTGCTCGATTGA
- a CDS encoding AraC family transcriptional regulator, whose translation MQTLGSTSVPALLKYLRHAERLGLDIAPALAAAGLQADQLNDNRQRLPGEAHERLLGYFCEHSGDPLFGLHSARFVQPGSWSVLGYIAMNCATLGEAMSRITPYEKLVGDMGTSRIEAAGGQVRLIWNCRHQTPLVRRHMVEHVLASWVLYARWIADLEGSPDEVWLEHDLPDGTRVEDYETFFGCPVRFAQPCSALLVPLDYLALPLRQADATLLRTLEEHALALMAELDDDEPLPLRVKNALRQLLKDGLPRKERVAEKFGMTVRTLQRHLQQAGSSYQQTLDELRRELAEHYLLHSELPIQDIAQYLGFTESRSFHRSFKGWTGQTPGEYRQRRKEPAAQ comes from the coding sequence ATGCAGACCCTTGGCTCCACCTCGGTTCCGGCCCTGCTGAAATACCTGCGCCATGCCGAACGGCTCGGCCTGGACATCGCCCCTGCCCTGGCCGCCGCCGGCCTCCAGGCCGACCAGCTCAACGACAATCGCCAGCGCCTGCCGGGCGAAGCCCACGAGCGCCTGCTCGGCTATTTCTGCGAGCATTCCGGCGATCCCCTGTTCGGCCTGCATTCGGCGCGTTTCGTCCAGCCCGGCTCCTGGAGCGTGCTCGGCTACATCGCGATGAACTGCGCCACCCTGGGCGAGGCCATGAGCCGCATCACGCCCTACGAGAAGCTGGTCGGCGACATGGGCACCAGCCGCATCGAGGCGGCCGGCGGGCAGGTCCGGCTGATCTGGAACTGCCGCCACCAGACACCCCTGGTACGGCGCCACATGGTCGAGCACGTCCTGGCTTCCTGGGTCCTCTACGCGCGCTGGATCGCCGACCTGGAAGGTTCGCCGGACGAGGTCTGGCTGGAACACGACCTGCCGGACGGAACCCGCGTGGAAGACTACGAGACCTTCTTCGGCTGTCCGGTACGCTTCGCCCAACCCTGTTCGGCGCTGCTGGTACCGCTGGACTACCTGGCGCTGCCGCTGCGCCAGGCCGACGCGACGCTGCTGCGCACTCTGGAGGAACATGCCCTGGCGCTGATGGCCGAGCTGGACGATGACGAGCCGCTGCCGCTGCGGGTGAAGAACGCCCTGCGCCAGCTACTCAAGGACGGCCTGCCGCGCAAGGAACGGGTGGCGGAGAAGTTCGGCATGACCGTACGCACCCTGCAACGCCACCTGCAGCAAGCCGGCAGCAGCTACCAGCAGACCCTCGACGAACTGCGCCGCGAACTGGCCGAGCACTACCTGCTGCATAGCGAGCTGCCGATCCAGGACATCGCCCAGTACCTGGGCTTTACCGAGTCGCGCTCGTTCCATCGCAGTTTCAAGGGTTGGACCGGGCAGACGCCCGGCGAGTACCGGCAACGGCGCAAGGAGCCGGCGGCGCAATGA